GCCGTTGCCGGCGATAAGCCGATCGCGGACGGCGTGTTTGCCGGGATAAAACGGCGACGCGCTGATGTTGATGAATAACTCGGCGCCGGCGGCTGCCAGAGCGTCGATGGGATTGGCGTTGTAGAGGTAAAAGGGCGCCTCCTCCTCGTTATTCCACATGTCCTCGCAGACGTGTAGGCCAAGTTTCATGCTGCGCCACACAATGGGCTGGCACGAAAGCGCCGGCTCGAAGTATCGGTTCTCGTCGAATACGTCGTACGTGGGCAACAACGCCTTGTGTACTTCCGCGAGGATGTGGCCTTTTTCAAGCAAGAGCGCCGCGTTGAAGAGTCGCTTCCCTTTTGGCGATGGATTGCGGACGGGGGCGCCAACGATCAGGCCCATGCCGGCCGGCGCTTCGCGCGCGATCCAACGGACGGCTTGCTGGACGGATTCGATAAAAAACGGACGATCCAGTAGGTCCTGCGGCGGGTACCCGCAGACGCACAATTCCGGGAAGATCGCCAGGTCCGCCCCCTGAGCGGCGGCCCGCTGCGCGAAGTCCACGATACGCCGGCTGTTGCCGGTCAGGTCGCCGACGGTGGGGTTGATCTGGGCGAGGGCTATCTTCATGATGGCTCCTGATGAGGCATCGCTCGAAACGAGTTGCGTTCTGGGTTTTAACGGCAGTGGGACCCTCGCTAGAAACGAACGTTCCTTTTTGCGAAGGGCATCTACCCGCATACGCGGCTGAGGTCCCCGGGCCAAAATCGCCCGCGAACGAGACGCTCGCATCTTGACACTGATCGGGGCAATCCGTTGCTTGCGCTACACGTTCACCTCAGCCTGGTTTCTGGTTATGAAAACTACCCCGTTCACCCGTCGCGAATTCGTAAAAACAGCCGCCGCCGCGGGCTTCGCCGCCACCATTTTGCCCCGCCATGTTCTCGGTAGAGGGTTTAAGGCGCCGAGTGATACCCTCAACGTCGCCGGCGTGGGGGTCGGCGGGATGGGCGCCAGCAATATGAATGCGCTCACGAGCGAAAATATCGTGGCGATATGTGATGTGGATTTCGACTTCGTCCACGGCGCGCTGTACGAAAATGGTAAAGTCCGCGAAGGCAGAGAAGCCCTCGCGCAGGCATTTGAAAAGGCACGGCGCTACGAGGACTTCCGCGAGATGCTCGACCAGCAGAAGGACATCGACGCCGTCGTTATCGCCACACCGGACCACACGCACGCCGTGGCCGCTGCCATGGCCATGCGCATGGGCAAACACGTGTACGTCCAGAAACCCCTCACCTGGTCGGTTCACGAAGCGCGGGTGCTCGGTCAGCTGGCAAAAGAGACCGGCGTTGTCACCCAGATGGGCAACCAGGGCCACTCGACCGAGTCCGCCCGCCGCGTCAACGAATACATCCACGCAGACGCCATCGGACCGGTGCGCGAGGTACACATCTGGACAAACCGGCCCGTGTGGCCGCAGGGCGTCCCGCGTCCGAAAAAGGCTTCCATCGGGAAAGATACAGGATGGGGCATGGATGAGGCACAGCAACGGATCTCCTACGGATTCCACGGACGCAAAGCGCCTCGTATTCCGAAAAGCCTCAACTGGGACCTCTTCCTCGGGCCGGCGCCCGCCGTCCCGTACCATCCCATCTACCAGCCCTTTACCTGGCGCGGCTGGCTGGATTACGGCACCGGCGCCCTGGGCGACATGGGCGCTCACCTGATGGACCATCCGTTCTGGGCCCTGGGCCTGAATGCGCCGGCCACCATCGAGGCCACCTCTACCCCCTGGGGCGCGGACAACCTCAGCCCCTGGGGCGGACCGCAGCGCGACGTGGCCTCGTTCCCGCTGTCGATGCTGGTCCACTACCACTTCCCGGCAAGTGGCATGAAGCCGGCCGTCAACATGCACTGGTACGATGGCGGCCTCATGCCGGCCCGGCCGGTCGGCATTCCGGACGATGTGCTGCTGCCACGCGATGGCGGGGTGATCTATGTGGGCGATAAGGGTACGCTCATGCACAAGGACCACGGGATCGATGCGCGCCTGTTCCCCGACCACGTGATGGAAAAATACAAGGACACGCCGAAGACGTTTGAACGGGTGGAGACGACCCATGAGATGAATTGGGCCAATGCCTGTAAAGGCATCGGAAAGGCGGTCTCTCCGTTTGAATACGCGAGCCCGCTCACGGAAACGATGCTCCTGGGTATTGTTGCGCTGCGCGCCGGCCAGGGCGTCAAGATCCACTGGGACGCTAAAAAGGGCGAAATTACGAATCACGCGGACGCCAACGAGCTCTTGCACCGCCCGTACCGGGAAGGCTACACGCTGTAGCGAAGGTAAAAGGTAAAAGGTAAAAGGTAAAACAGGGGCACGTTGGGCTCTTTCCTGTTTCCTGCAAAAAACCGCAAGGGGCCGCGCCATCGAAATGGCCGGCCCCTCGTTGCGGTGTGGGTCTACTCGTGGGTCACTATCGGAAACGGAGTCGTCTGGGTCCCCACGGCCGGGCGATTGTCCGGGCTGTGGGGATTTTCCCTACGGGATCTCTAAACGTAGCTCCGGATTGTTGGTTGCCGACGGGGTGATTTTTTTATTCCACGAATCGCACGCCTTTCACTATCTCGCGATACCGATCCCGGTTGTGCTCGAAAAGCAACGCGGAGCCGGAGATGACGATGGTGTAGCACTGGTCGTCGTCGGCGCTGTAATAGGCCTGGGTGCGGGTATTGACGGGCGCCGAGACGTGCGAATGGGTTGGGCTCGGGTTTCGGACGGCTCATTTCTCGAGGCTGGTTGCATCTGGTATCGGTCGATGGGATCTTGTATGCTCTTGCGATCCCATGTATTGGAGACACGATGTATCGTGTCTTTACGGACCTTTAGGTTAGGTTGAGGATGCGAATCACCGTTCTACTCGTTTTTATAGCCGTGGGCCTGCTTGCAGTTTCTTGCACCCCGCCTCCTCGATCGACGACCACGCCGGCCGTTGCCACGGGCCCCGGCGTGATCGCGCCGGAGGACACCCTCACACCCGGTCCCGCGGTCGTTCAGGCCTCGGTCGATGAGCAGCTTTCGCGTTTCCTGCTGCAGCCGGGGTATCGCCTCGAAGCGGTGCTCACCGAGCCGGCCATCAAGGAGCCGGCGGCCATCGCGTTCGACGGCAACGGCCGGCTCTTTGTCCTCGAACTCCGCGGCTATATGCAGGACGCTGACGCCACCGGCGAGTTGGACCCCGTCGGCATGATCTCGATGCACGAGGATGCCGATAACGACGGGGTCTACGAAATCCACCACGTGTTTGTGGACAGCCTGGTCTTCCCCCGGTTCGTGATGCCTTTTGGGCCGCACAGCATCCTCACGATGGAGTCCAACGAAAACGAGGTTTACCGCTTCACCGACACGGACCGCGACGGGCGGGCGGACAAAAAGGAGCTGTTCACGACCAACTACGGCCGCTCCGGCAACGTCGAGCACCAGCAGGCCTTCCTCTATACAGGGATGGATAACTGGATGTACAGCACCTACAACGCGTTTCGCATCCGGTGGACGCCGGCCGGCATCCTCCGCGAACCCACCGGCTCCAACCGCGCCCAGTGGGGCGTCACACAGGATAACGAGGGCAAGATCTGGTTCCAGGGCGGTGCGAGCGGGTTGCCGTCCTATTTCCAGTTTCCCATCCATTACGGCAATTACGATGTCGACGAGCCGTACGCCGAAGGGTTCGGTGTGCCGTATGGGGTTACGGGATTTGGTGACTACCAGCCCGGGCCCCAGGCATCGCGGCCAGACGGCACGCTGAACGAGGTGACGGGCTCCGCCGGCAACGATG
Above is a genomic segment from Rhodothermales bacterium containing:
- the nadE gene encoding NAD(+) synthase — its product is MKIALAQINPTVGDLTGNSRRIVDFAQRAAAQGADLAIFPELCVCGYPPQDLLDRPFFIESVQQAVRWIAREAPAGMGLIVGAPVRNPSPKGKRLFNAALLLEKGHILAEVHKALLPTYDVFDENRYFEPALSCQPIVWRSMKLGLHVCEDMWNNEEEAPFYLYNANPIDALAAAGAELFINISASPFYPGKHAVRDRLIAGNGRDHGVPFIYVNQVGANTELVFDGDSRVHDARGRLVHRCASFEEDLFVWDLDGPASDFHEPERDRIADLHDALVLGIRDYVAKTGAFSKALLGLSGGIDSAVTCALAVAALGADRVVGLTMPSKYSSAGSVDDSADLATQLGIAFHRIPIVPAVQAFEEMLSGIFAGTDAGVAEENIQARTRGVTLMAVSNKFDHLLLTTG
- a CDS encoding Gfo/Idh/MocA family oxidoreductase codes for the protein MKTTPFTRREFVKTAAAAGFAATILPRHVLGRGFKAPSDTLNVAGVGVGGMGASNMNALTSENIVAICDVDFDFVHGALYENGKVREGREALAQAFEKARRYEDFREMLDQQKDIDAVVIATPDHTHAVAAAMAMRMGKHVYVQKPLTWSVHEARVLGQLAKETGVVTQMGNQGHSTESARRVNEYIHADAIGPVREVHIWTNRPVWPQGVPRPKKASIGKDTGWGMDEAQQRISYGFHGRKAPRIPKSLNWDLFLGPAPAVPYHPIYQPFTWRGWLDYGTGALGDMGAHLMDHPFWALGLNAPATIEATSTPWGADNLSPWGGPQRDVASFPLSMLVHYHFPASGMKPAVNMHWYDGGLMPARPVGIPDDVLLPRDGGVIYVGDKGTLMHKDHGIDARLFPDHVMEKYKDTPKTFERVETTHEMNWANACKGIGKAVSPFEYASPLTETMLLGIVALRAGQGVKIHWDAKKGEITNHADANELLHRPYREGYTL